One window of the Candidatus Goldiibacteriota bacterium HGW-Goldbacteria-1 genome contains the following:
- the malQ gene encoding 4-alpha-glucanotransferase, translating into MPLYPEDTYGLFLKSKTADKWQRFGAKRRAGVLAPLFSLYSKNSMGIGEIPDIKLLADWCVQAGLSVIQLLPMNDSGFNFTPYDCQSTFALDPMYLRIDEIKGGGKHEAEIAKLKKKFPAGNKRVNYKVKGEKLRLLFNIFSDFDTENKSYKKFKSANKFWLDDYAAYKALKDKYEQKSWTDWEEVYRLREEDAVKLFCEQESAAFEFYRWLQYELYLQFADAKKYCNDKGVFLQGDIPFLVSRDSADVWANQNYFKLNLSSGAPPDMYFAKGQKWGMPPYNWERIEKHGFDYLIEKVKYSENFYDMFRIDHFVGLFRLWTISTDEPDNTYGLNGAFDPPEEDKWKEAGQKILDAMINSCDMLPCAEDLGVVPVCSYETLLEYGIPGMDVQRWTRDWGNSYDYKNPVQYRVNASAIISSHDTSPFLLWWKDECGTVDALLVEKLCEENNFETAYVRKTLFQPAAKNAARIRFKTELKSAEDVLAALNASRDKAWMFYDMFNEAAFEKKKFMYFTGCNDNSTEKELVKAALIKANETVSVFSIQLIVDWLSLGNAFDKWDIRDTRINVPGSVDNSNWSIVMPLSLEEMLSLEINGQIKEIVKKADRI; encoded by the coding sequence ATGCCTTTATACCCGGAAGACACGTATGGATTATTCTTAAAATCAAAAACAGCCGATAAATGGCAGCGGTTCGGCGCCAAAAGAAGGGCGGGCGTCCTTGCCCCTTTATTCTCTTTATACTCCAAAAACAGTATGGGCATTGGTGAAATTCCGGATATAAAACTGCTGGCTGACTGGTGTGTGCAGGCGGGTTTAAGCGTAATACAGTTATTACCCATGAATGATTCTGGGTTTAATTTCACCCCTTATGACTGCCAGAGCACATTTGCGCTTGACCCTATGTATCTTAGAATAGATGAAATAAAGGGGGGCGGCAAACACGAAGCGGAAATTGCAAAACTTAAGAAAAAGTTCCCGGCGGGCAATAAGAGGGTAAACTATAAGGTTAAGGGCGAAAAGCTTAGGCTGCTCTTTAATATTTTTTCGGATTTTGACACTGAAAATAAAAGTTATAAAAAATTTAAAAGTGCCAATAAATTTTGGCTGGATGATTACGCGGCATACAAAGCGCTTAAGGATAAATACGAACAGAAAAGCTGGACCGACTGGGAAGAAGTTTACAGGTTAAGGGAAGAGGACGCGGTAAAACTTTTCTGTGAACAGGAAAGCGCGGCTTTTGAATTTTACAGGTGGCTGCAGTATGAACTTTACCTGCAGTTTGCCGATGCCAAAAAATACTGCAATGATAAGGGCGTGTTCTTACAGGGCGATATCCCTTTTCTGGTGTCGCGCGACAGCGCGGATGTGTGGGCAAACCAGAATTATTTTAAACTTAATTTAAGCTCCGGCGCGCCGCCTGATATGTACTTTGCAAAGGGGCAAAAATGGGGAATGCCGCCGTATAACTGGGAGCGCATTGAAAAACACGGCTTTGACTACCTTATTGAAAAAGTAAAATATTCCGAAAATTTTTATGACATGTTCCGCATTGACCATTTTGTGGGGCTTTTCAGGCTGTGGACCATAAGCACGGACGAGCCGGATAACACGTACGGTTTAAACGGGGCTTTTGACCCGCCGGAAGAGGACAAATGGAAAGAAGCCGGGCAGAAGATACTTGACGCGATGATAAACAGCTGTGATATGCTGCCGTGCGCGGAAGACCTGGGAGTGGTGCCGGTGTGTTCCTATGAAACGCTTCTGGAATACGGCATACCGGGAATGGATGTGCAGCGCTGGACACGCGACTGGGGAAATTCCTATGATTATAAAAATCCCGTTCAGTACAGGGTAAATGCATCCGCCATAATTTCCAGCCATGACACAAGCCCGTTTCTTTTATGGTGGAAGGATGAGTGCGGCACGGTGGACGCGCTGCTTGTGGAAAAACTGTGCGAAGAGAATAATTTTGAAACCGCCTATGTCAGAAAAACGCTTTTTCAGCCGGCCGCAAAGAACGCCGCCAGGATAAGGTTTAAAACAGAACTTAAAAGCGCGGAAGACGTGCTTGCGGCGCTGAATGCTTCGCGCGATAAAGCGTGGATGTTCTATGATATGTTCAATGAAGCCGCGTTTGAAAAAAAGAAATTTATGTACTTTACGGGATGTAATGATAATTCTACTGAAAAAGAACTTGTAAAAGCCGCGCTTATCAAAGCCAATGAAACCGTGTCCGTATTTTCCATACAGCTTATAGTGGACTGGCTGTCGCTGGGTAATGCTTTTGATAAATGGGACATCCGCGACACAAGGATAAACGTACCGGGCAGCGTTGATAACAGCAACTGGTCAATTGTAATGCCGCTTTCGCTGGAAGAAATGCTGTCTTTGGAAATAAACGGGCAGATTAAAGAGATAGTTAAAAAAGCAGACAGAATATAA